Genomic window (Prosthecochloris aestuarii DSM 271):
TCTCCTATTCAAAAGCGGAGTTTAAGGGGAACTTTGAGGGGATAGGCATTGAATTCGATATCATTCGAGATACGCTTGTCGTTGTTGCTCCATTGACCAGTGGACCAAGCCAGGACGCTGGCATTATGGCAGGCGACAGGATTCTTGCGATTGATTCTGTCAGCGCGATAGGTATTGCATCGTCAGCAGTTGTTGCTTCATTGCGGGGCGAGAAGGGTTCTTCGGTTCATCTTGATCTTTACAGGCCTTTCAGTAAACGGTTTCTGCATCTGGATGTAAAACGAGATAGAATTCCTACGTATAGCATCGATGCGTCGTTTCTTCTCGATGACAGGACCGGTTACATCCGTTTGAGCCGTTTTGTTTCAACGACATCTGATGAGTTTGTACAGTCGCTTTCTGATTTGAAGTCAAGAGGCATGAAGGGTCTTGTCGTTGATTTGCGGGGTAATCCCGGCGGATATCTTGAGGAGGCTGTTGAAATTGCTGACGAGTTTCTTGCGCCGGACAGTTTGATTGTCTACACAAAAAGCCGTCATGGCGGGCCGGACGAAATCAAATATCGTTCTACAGCTGATGGCGATTATCAAAGCGGGCCTCTTGTCATCCTCGTCGACAGGGGAAGCGCTTCTGCTGCTGAAATTCTGGCCGGAGCCCTTCAGGACAGCAGGCGTGCACCGGTTGTCGGGGAGCTGACATTTGGCAAGGGGCTTGTTCAGCGTCAGTTTGATCTTTATGACGGTTCGGCAATTCGACTGACCATAGCCCGTTACTATACTCCCCTGGGTCGACAGATTCAACGGGATTACGATAACGGGGCTCGCGGTCGAGAGGATTATTATGAAGACCATTCTTCGCTCCTTGCAAGTGAGTCTTTCTTCGATGATAGAGAGGATCTTGCTGTTGCTACTGACGTCGATGGCGTTCGTGTCTACAGAACAGATGCTGTTTCTCTCGGAGAGGTTGCCGATAGTGCGGCAGTCAAAGCTTTTGGCGGTGTTGGGGGTATCATTCCTGATTTCTGGGTTCTGGATGATAGACCCGGAGAGTATTTTGTGATGCTGCAGGAGAAGGGGGTGATAGAGGAAACAGCCCTTGCGGTCCTGGATGATTCGGCAAGCAGGGTTCGTGAACTGGGCGGCTCTCTTGATCTTTTTCTTGAAAAATATGCTGAGAATCAACGTGTCGAGCGTTATCTTGAAATGGTATGCAGGCGTAAGAATATGACGATTGATGCGTTGGAGCTGGAGCGGGAAAAGACCCGTATTATGATAGCGGTCAAATCCCGTATTGCCCGGCAGCTGTTCGGTATCGGCGGTCAGATTCGGGTTCTGGTGGAAGAGGCCGACAAGGTTCTTCTGGTTGCCAGAGAGCAGCTTTATAAAGAGGTGCTGTAAAATACTTTCTGCACGCTCTTTACGTCTGGTCGTCTGTAGAAAAATTTTTGTTTTGTTGACTTCAAAATATCTTCGAGTATGTCTCTTCTTGAAAAAATACAGAATAATACCTGCGCTCTTCGACAGCAGAATGAGTGGCTGAAAATCTATACCTGTCCCGTTCCCTCTTCAGACTTTCTCTCCTTTGTCGGCATTGCGAAACTTGATGTTCCTGCTCATAGTGTTCTCGGGCTTCTGTATGATCTTGAATCTGCTACCGAATGGGTATATAAAACCCGTGAGATGAGGATTCTCAAGGAGCTTGATGGGGATGAAGGGCGGATTGTTTATCAGCTTGTCAGTGCTCCGTGGCCGCTTTCCGACCGCGAAATCATCAGCCAGTCTCAGGGTTTTATGGATCCTGAAACGTCGGAAATCTTTATCCGGATTACCAGTAAACCTGATTTTCTGCCTGAGAACCCGAATTATGTCCGCGTTCGTCAACTTGAGGGTGCGTGGAATATTACGCCACTTTCAGATGAGAGTTGCCGCGTTGTTTTCAGGTTGCATATTGAGCCGGGCGGAGAGATTCCTTCATGGCTGGCTAATATTGCTGTCATCGATACGCCTTATCATACTCTGGATAATATGCGTACAATGGTCAAAATGGAGAAATATAAAACTCCTGTCACCGCTCCTTTTACGGTGTCGTCTAAGGACGTCTTTCAGAATTATGAGGAATTTATCGCTGACTGATACGGGATCAGCGGCATCAGAAAGGAATCTTACCTCTCAAGAACTATGGCAGTAGACAATTTTCACGAGGATAACTGGGAGTTTCGTGTTGAACATAAGAATATCAGAGTGTATTCTGCAAAGTTAGAGCAGTCTGATATCCTTGGTTTTAAAGGGGTTACGACATTATCCTCTTCGTTGAAAAAGCTTATAAGCCTTTTTCATGATATCGATGGCTACACCAGGTGGGTCCATCAGCTATCATCAATTAATCTTCTTGAGAAAGGCGATAACCTTGAATATGTTCTTCATCAGGTCGTCAAGGCGCCATGGCCGCTTCAGCCCAGGGATATGATTATTCGGACGGGACTTGATGAGGCGGGTGAGGGCGGTATAGCGGTGACGATGTCTTCTAAACCCGATTTTATTCCTGAAAATCCCCGTTACGCGAGAGTCAGGGAGACCTATGGGAAGTGGGTCTTTGAGCCTTTAGATGACGAAAAGGTGCGCATTACCTTTGATATGCACGTCAATCCAGGCAGGGATATTCCTTCTCCGGTCGCTAATACCGCAATGTTTGAGGTGCCGTTTTACTCTTTACAGAACCTCAGGAAGCTTGTTCTCGATCCATCGTATAATCCTCCTTATCCGTCTGAGGTCGATGCCTTTATCTCCATCAGTGAGCAGTAAGGCGGAACTGCCCCGGCATCATTCGAACAGTCTTTTTTTTCTCATCATCATTGCCTCGAACCTTCGTGTCGTGGTCTGGCAGGGGCCCATTATTAGAACGTTCGTTTCAGAGGTTTCTGCCAAAGTAGTCGCGACAGGCTTTGAGGAGCTTGTCTGTTTTTACCGGTGCCGCGCCGACTTCCTGACAGACTGTTGATGCCGCCAGCGTCGCAATTTCTGCGCTTGTGACGATGTCGAGGCCTGATGCGGCACCGAGCGCCAGCATTGCTATCACGGTGTCACCGGCGCCTGAAACATCGGCTACGTCGAGGGTTGCTGCGGGAATATGGGTAAAGGAGTCATTGAAGATCGTCATCCCTTTTTCGCCACGCGTTATGACCAGATGCTCACAGCCCAGTTTTTCTTTAAGCTGAACGCAGGCGGTTTCGATGTCGGTGTCGTCTTGAGGCGGCATGATTCCCAGTGAGGCGGCCACTTCGGAAATGTTTGGTTTGAAGATGCTGCAGCCCTGATAGTCAAAAAATCGCTCAAGTTTCGGATCAACCAGCACCGGAACATCTTTTGCTGTCGCCAGATCGATAATCTCTCTGATGAGACGCGGGGTCAGAACCCCCTTGTTATAGTCTTCGAGAACAATTGCGTCGAAATCATCTATCGATGTCCTCATCCGATCAAGGATAACTGCTTCGAGTGCATCGGAAATATGGTGGCGGCTCTCATGGTCAACCCTGACGATATGGTGGTTTTGTGATAGAATCCTTGTCTTGCAGGTTGTCGGTCGCGATGCATCGCTGATGATGGACGACGTTGTGAGATCCTGCTTTCCGAGGAGTTCCAGCATAATGTCGCTGTCTGCGTCTGCCCCGGTAATACCGAAAAGCGAGGTTCTGCAGCCCATGGCTCTGATATTGACGGCCACATTTGCTGCTCCTCCGAGTCTGAATGTTTCTTCCGAGACATCGACCACAGGAACGGGGTATTCCGGCGATATCCTTGAGACATGGCCGAAGATGTATTTGTCGAGCATGATATCGCCGACAATTGCTATGTTGCAGCTCCTGAAGGAGTTGAAGAGTTTTTCAAGATCCATATCTGGAAGGCCGGTCTGAGCGTTGTCGTTCAAAACCGGAATATACGAAGAGTCAGGGAATAAAAAGCTGTTGGTTTACGTATAATCCATACGATAGGTTTTATTTCTGCCTTTTTTTTGTTATCATTAAAGCTATTCTATTTTAGCTTTGCATATGCATCAAAAAAGTCTTAAGCGATGTTCGATAATTTAAGTGACAAGCTGGAGGCGACCTTTAAAAAACTCGCCGGTCAGGCGACGATTAACGAGGTCAACATTGGTATTGCCATGCGCGATATCAAAAGAGCTCTGCTCGGTGCGGACGTTAACTATAAGGTTACCAAGAAATTTGTTGAGGATGTAAGGGAAAAAGCGCTTGGCGAGCAGGTTGTTAAAAGTGTTTCTCCTGCCCAGATGATCGTTAAGATCGTCAGCGATGAGTTGACGGAGTTGATGGGTGGTGAAAACAAACCATTGAACCTGGCGACAAACAAGCTTCCCGCAGTGATTATGGTTGCCGGTCTGCAGGGGTCTGGTAAAACCACTTTTTGTGCAAAACTTGCAAAACGTCTTAAAAAGAACGGGAAACATCCGCTCCTTGTCGCTGCTGACGTCTATCGCCCTGCCGCTATAGCGCAGTTGAAAACGATGGGAGATCAGGTGGATGTTCCTGTGTTTTCCATTGATGCACAGGATGCACTCAAGGCAGCCCTTGATGGCGTCGATGAGGCGCGAAAGATCGGCTGTGATGTCGTCATTGTCGATACTGCCGGTCGATTGCAGGTCGATGAAGGTATGATGGCCGAGGCTGAGAGCCTCAAAAAACAGTTGAGCCCCGATGAAATCCTGTTCGTTGTCGATGCGATGATCGGTCAGGAAGCGGTTAATACCGCCAAGGTATTTAATGAGCGTCTTGATTTCGATGGCGTTGTTCTGACAAAGCTCGATGGTGATGCCAGAGGCGGCGCGGCGCTCTCGATCAAGCATGTCGTTGACAAGCCGATCAAGTTTATGAGTGTCGGCGAAAAAGTCGATGATCTTGACCTGTTCTACCCTGATCGTATGGCTCAGCGAATTCTGGGTATGGGTGATATCGTCAGTTTTGTCGAGAAAGCTCAGGAAACGCTTGATCTGGAAAAAACCCGGACGATGCAGACCCGGTTGATGAAAAACGAATTCGATCTGAATGACTTTTTTGATCAGCTTCAGCAGCTCAAAAAAATGGGTTCGATTCAGGGCCTTGTCGAAATGGTTCCAGGTCTCAATAAAATGATTCCCAAGCAGGACCTTGATGGACTGGATTTCAAGCCGATCGAGGCCATTATCTGTTCCATGACGAAAGCTGAGCGTCAGGCGCCTGAAATTATCAATGGAAGTCGTCGAATGCGTATTGCCAGCGGCAGCGGGACGAAGGTTCAGGATGTCAATATGCTGCTCAAGCAGTTCAAGGAAATGAAAAAGATGATGAGCTCCGTGACAAAGATGACCAAGTCCGGCAGAAAGATCATGCCACAGAATTTAAATCTTGAAAAGTTATTGAAACGATAATAACTTGCTTTTTTTACGTTAACCTAAATAGTAATACGTTTTGGTAAAAATCAGACTTAGAAGAGCTGGCAGGAAAAAGATGCCGGTTTATCAGATTGTTGCAGCAGATGCCCGTGCTCCCAGAGACGGGAAGTTTCTTGAGGTTATTGGCCGCTATCAGCCTACAGCGAAACCCCATAGCATTACCATTGACAAAGAACGCGTTGAATATTGGCTTGGCGTTGGTGCCCAGCCTACAACAACCGCTCAAAGCCTTCTTCGCGCAACAGGGTTGCTGTATGAAATGAACCTGAAGAGAAAAGGCCGCAGCGAAGAGGAGATTGTTTCTGAAATGGCTCAGTGGCAGGAGCGTCAGTCAGCAAGACTTCAGAAAAGACTTGCTGTCAAAGCCCGTCGTCGTCAGGCCAAAAAAGATGCTCAGGCCGCTGCAGCTGCAAGTGCTGAATAAGCAGATGCTGACAGTATTCGTAACTGTTTCCGGACATGAATAAACTACTCTATCTTGCTGGTCGCATACTCAAGCCTAAAGGCTTGAAGGGAGAGTTGAAGGTGTTGCCGGAAACAGATTTTCCTGAAAGTTTTCTGCAAAGGAAGCTGTTGCTTGTCGGTGCGACCGAACAGTCTGCCGTTGAGCGAAGAGTTGCAGGCGCAACGCTTCAGAATGGTTTTGTTCTGCTGAGATTTTATGGAATTGACAGCAGGGAGGATGCTGAATCGATCGTGGGAGAGCGGATCTACATTACAGAGGATGATCTGATCCCTCTTCCTCCCGATACGGCCTATATTCACGATCTTGTCGGACTTCGTGTTCTTGATGAAGATTGCCGGGAAATCGGGGTTATTCGAGATGTGTTGAAACTGCCTGCTCATGAGGTGTATGAAATTGCAGCAGGAGATAAAATCGTGCTTGTTCCTGCAATCGAGGAATTTGTCGTAGAAACTGATCTTGAAAAAGGCGAGATGACCATCAGGCGTTTCGATGAGTTTTTATGAACGGGAACCCTCTGTTTTGTTCCTGTGCAATGTTGTTGAAAAGAACCTGTAGATGAAGCCTTTGCGGATAGATGTTATTTCCGTCATGCCCGGATTTTTCGAATCTCCGTTGCAGAAAGGCCTCTTGCATAGAGCAACAGAGAAGCATCTGGCCGATATTCATCTCCATAATCTGCACGATTACGGGCTTGGCAGGTATAAGCAGGTTGATGATACGCCTTTTGGCGGTGGTGCCGGAATGGTTTTAAGGCCCGAGCCGGTGTTTGAATGCATAGAAAAGCTTCTTGCGGAGCGATCCTATGATGCCGTTATTTTCATGACTCCGGATGGTGAGCGTCTGGAGCAGCAGAGCGCTAACCGGCTTTCGCGTCTGAAGAATCTTATTATTCTCTGCGGGCATTACAAGGCGGTTGATCAGAGGGTCCGTGAGCGGCTGGTGACTATGGATATTTCTGTGGGGGACGTTGTCCTTTCAGGGGGAGAAATTCCAGCCCTCATGCTCATGGATTCCGTTATCAGGCTCATCCCCGGCGTTCTTGGCGACAGTGAGTCAGCCTTAACCGACTCGTTTCAGACAGGGATGCTGGATTGCGTTTATTATACACGACCGTCGGAATACCGGGGAATAAAGGTTCCTGAGGTGCTTTTGTCGGGTCATCATAAGAAAATAGAGGAGTGGCGGAACTGCAATGCGCTTGCCAGAACGCTTGAGCGCCGACCGGATCTTCTCGATGAGGAAACTCTGGAAGAATTAAAGAACAAATAACGTTAAAAGTTGTCTATCATGGACCAGTTAATTCAAGTAGTAGAAGCTGCACAGGAACGTCAGGACCTGCCGGAGATTCGTCCGGGAGATACCATCAAAATGCAGCTGCGTGTTATCGAAGGCGAAAAAGAGCGATTGCAGGCATATGAGGGTGTGATCATTTCTGACAGCGGTGCAGGAACCAATCGTACCATTACTGTGCGTAAAATCTCCAACGGTGTTGGTGTCGAACGTATTATTCCGCTCAATTCACCCAATATCGAGAGCATTGAAGTTCGCAAATACGGTAAAACCCGTCGCGCAAAACTCTCTTATCTGCGTAAGCGTACCGGTAAAGCTGCTCTCAGGGTTAAGGAACGTAAAGTCTCCGCACCTGCAGGCAAGTGATGTCCCGTTTTTTTATCAGCTTGAAAAAGCCTGACTCCGTCAGGCTTTTTTTATGGACGCTCTCATTTGGGAGCCGTTTTTCTGTTGCTGCTTTCTTCTGAAATTCATTGTCCGGTTAACCTATGCTTACAATTGGTTCTTATCGGCTTCACTGTCTTGATGTGCAGTACTTCAGTCTTGATGGTGGTTCTGTTTTTGGCGTCGTTCCCAGGGTTATGTGGGAAAAAGTTATCAGGCCGGACTCGTTGAACCGGGTACGGCTTTCAATGAGGCTGCTTCTTATTTCCGGAAAGGGTCGTCATATTCTCGTTGATGCCGCAATGGGCGATGCGTGGCCGGAGAAACTCAGCAAGATCTATTGCCTGACTGACTTTCGTTTGGATAACGAGCTCGCCAGGGTTGGTCTGAAGCGTGCCGATATTACCGACGTGGTGTTTACCCATCTGCATTTTGATCATCTCTCAGGCGCTTTTGAACGTCATGATGATCATCTTGATACCATATTTCCCGATGCTGTTTTTCATATTCAGAAGCAGAACTATCTGTCTGCGGTTTCTCCGAATCTGAAAGAGCGCCCCAGTTACCGCAAGGAGTTTGTTCAGGCCCTTCAGGAGTGCAGTAACCTGAATCTGCTTGACGGGGATACAGAGCTGCTTCCCGGGATTGAACTTTTTTGTGTGGGAGGCCATACCGCAGGACAGCAGCTTGTCAGAGTCTTCGATGAAAGGCGTTCGCTGGTTCATGGAGGTGATCTGCTGCCCTCGGCAGCGCATCTGGGTTTGTCGAGAGGGCTTGGATTTGATATCGAGCCACTTGAAGTGATCAATGAAAAACGACGACTTCTGTCCCGGATGCTCGAAGATCGATCGATTCTTTTTTTTGCTCACGATCCCTTTGTTGAAGCAGCATCGCTTTGTCTTGACGAGCGAGGAGAGGCAGTCGTTCATAGCACCATCTCTCTTGGGGATTGCTCATGACTGACAGTGACGGGGAGAGGGCGCTTCAGAAGAAGGTGTTTGATTTTTATCGATCCAACCGCAGGGAATTTCCATGGCGCGAGACTACTGATCGTTATGCGGTCATGGTCAGTGAAGTCATGCTGCAGCAGACCCAGGCAGAGCGCGTCGTTCCTAAATACCTTGCGTGGATGCATCGTTTTCCTGATGTGAGATCACTCGCCGCGTCCCCTCTACGCGAGGCACTCTCTTTATGGAACGGGCTCGGTTACAATGCACGGGGAGAGCGTCTCTACAGAGCGGCAGGAATGATCATTGATGAGTTTGATGGTGTTGTGCCGGGGGAGCCTCATGAGCTGATTCGCCTGCCGGGCATTGGCAGTTATACAAGCCGTTCCATACCGATCTTTGCCGATAATCGCGATATTGCGACTGTCGATACCAATATTCGCAGAATTCTCATTTACGAGCTTGCTCTTCCAGAGTCGATCTCTGCTTCCGATCTTTTTGCTGTAGCCGAATCCGTGCTCCCCCCTTCAAAGAGCCGGCAATGGCATAATGCGCTCATGGATTATGGGGCACTGTATCTCACCTCGAAAAGAAGCGGTATTCGTCCTGTAAGCCGTCAAAGCAGTTTTGCCGGTTCCAGGCGGTGGTACAGAGGCCAGATTCTCCGTGATCTTCTGCATGAGCCTGACGGTATGCTTGCAGAAGAGATTCAGGTGCGCTATGGTGACGCTCCATTTCACATCGCTGACATTCTTTCGGATATGGAAAAAGATGGACTTCTTGAACGTCGGGGATCGGAAAACGGAGCCGGGCCGGTCACGTTCAGGGTTCCCGAGGGCAGTTGAAGCGCTGTGTGGGGGGCAAAGATTCCGGGGAGGATAGTTGCTTATGTAGCGTTGCCAGAGGGTTATTCCGTGTTGTAAACCATTGCCTTGTAGAGCGAATTGATCTCTTTTTCAAATTTCGATGAAATTGCCCGT
Coding sequences:
- a CDS encoding S41 family peptidase — translated: MSRIFQALVMIAVLSFGILLGSRLQNDSLGPVFGYQKKLFDVINLISSRYVDDVDPDSLAESGIKGMVESLDPHTVYLSQDKVSYSKAEFKGNFEGIGIEFDIIRDTLVVVAPLTSGPSQDAGIMAGDRILAIDSVSAIGIASSAVVASLRGEKGSSVHLDLYRPFSKRFLHLDVKRDRIPTYSIDASFLLDDRTGYIRLSRFVSTTSDEFVQSLSDLKSRGMKGLVVDLRGNPGGYLEEAVEIADEFLAPDSLIVYTKSRHGGPDEIKYRSTADGDYQSGPLVILVDRGSASAAEILAGALQDSRRAPVVGELTFGKGLVQRQFDLYDGSAIRLTIARYYTPLGRQIQRDYDNGARGREDYYEDHSSLLASESFFDDREDLAVATDVDGVRVYRTDAVSLGEVADSAAVKAFGGVGGIIPDFWVLDDRPGEYFVMLQEKGVIEETALAVLDDSASRVRELGGSLDLFLEKYAENQRVERYLEMVCRRKNMTIDALELEREKTRIMIAVKSRIARQLFGIGGQIRVLVEEADKVLLVAREQLYKEVL
- a CDS encoding START domain-containing protein, translating into MSLLEKIQNNTCALRQQNEWLKIYTCPVPSSDFLSFVGIAKLDVPAHSVLGLLYDLESATEWVYKTREMRILKELDGDEGRIVYQLVSAPWPLSDREIISQSQGFMDPETSEIFIRITSKPDFLPENPNYVRVRQLEGAWNITPLSDESCRVVFRLHIEPGGEIPSWLANIAVIDTPYHTLDNMRTMVKMEKYKTPVTAPFTVSSKDVFQNYEEFIAD
- a CDS encoding START domain-containing protein — translated: MAVDNFHEDNWEFRVEHKNIRVYSAKLEQSDILGFKGVTTLSSSLKKLISLFHDIDGYTRWVHQLSSINLLEKGDNLEYVLHQVVKAPWPLQPRDMIIRTGLDEAGEGGIAVTMSSKPDFIPENPRYARVRETYGKWVFEPLDDEKVRITFDMHVNPGRDIPSPVANTAMFEVPFYSLQNLRKLVLDPSYNPPYPSEVDAFISISEQ
- the rfaE1 gene encoding D-glycero-beta-D-manno-heptose-7-phosphate kinase codes for the protein MDLEKLFNSFRSCNIAIVGDIMLDKYIFGHVSRISPEYPVPVVDVSEETFRLGGAANVAVNIRAMGCRTSLFGITGADADSDIMLELLGKQDLTTSSIISDASRPTTCKTRILSQNHHIVRVDHESRHHISDALEAVILDRMRTSIDDFDAIVLEDYNKGVLTPRLIREIIDLATAKDVPVLVDPKLERFFDYQGCSIFKPNISEVAASLGIMPPQDDTDIETACVQLKEKLGCEHLVITRGEKGMTIFNDSFTHIPAATLDVADVSGAGDTVIAMLALGAASGLDIVTSAEIATLAASTVCQEVGAAPVKTDKLLKACRDYFGRNL
- the ffh gene encoding signal recognition particle protein, encoding MFDNLSDKLEATFKKLAGQATINEVNIGIAMRDIKRALLGADVNYKVTKKFVEDVREKALGEQVVKSVSPAQMIVKIVSDELTELMGGENKPLNLATNKLPAVIMVAGLQGSGKTTFCAKLAKRLKKNGKHPLLVAADVYRPAAIAQLKTMGDQVDVPVFSIDAQDALKAALDGVDEARKIGCDVVIVDTAGRLQVDEGMMAEAESLKKQLSPDEILFVVDAMIGQEAVNTAKVFNERLDFDGVVLTKLDGDARGGAALSIKHVVDKPIKFMSVGEKVDDLDLFYPDRMAQRILGMGDIVSFVEKAQETLDLEKTRTMQTRLMKNEFDLNDFFDQLQQLKKMGSIQGLVEMVPGLNKMIPKQDLDGLDFKPIEAIICSMTKAERQAPEIINGSRRMRIASGSGTKVQDVNMLLKQFKEMKKMMSSVTKMTKSGRKIMPQNLNLEKLLKR
- the rpsP gene encoding 30S ribosomal protein S16 yields the protein MVKIRLRRAGRKKMPVYQIVAADARAPRDGKFLEVIGRYQPTAKPHSITIDKERVEYWLGVGAQPTTTAQSLLRATGLLYEMNLKRKGRSEEEIVSEMAQWQERQSARLQKRLAVKARRRQAKKDAQAAAAASAE
- the rimM gene encoding ribosome maturation factor RimM (Essential for efficient processing of 16S rRNA): MNKLLYLAGRILKPKGLKGELKVLPETDFPESFLQRKLLLVGATEQSAVERRVAGATLQNGFVLLRFYGIDSREDAESIVGERIYITEDDLIPLPPDTAYIHDLVGLRVLDEDCREIGVIRDVLKLPAHEVYEIAAGDKIVLVPAIEEFVVETDLEKGEMTIRRFDEFL
- the trmD gene encoding tRNA (guanosine(37)-N1)-methyltransferase TrmD; this translates as MKPLRIDVISVMPGFFESPLQKGLLHRATEKHLADIHLHNLHDYGLGRYKQVDDTPFGGGAGMVLRPEPVFECIEKLLAERSYDAVIFMTPDGERLEQQSANRLSRLKNLIILCGHYKAVDQRVRERLVTMDISVGDVVLSGGEIPALMLMDSVIRLIPGVLGDSESALTDSFQTGMLDCVYYTRPSEYRGIKVPEVLLSGHHKKIEEWRNCNALARTLERRPDLLDEETLEELKNK
- the rplS gene encoding 50S ribosomal protein L19 translates to MDQLIQVVEAAQERQDLPEIRPGDTIKMQLRVIEGEKERLQAYEGVIISDSGAGTNRTITVRKISNGVGVERIIPLNSPNIESIEVRKYGKTRRAKLSYLRKRTGKAALRVKERKVSAPAGK
- a CDS encoding MBL fold metallo-hydrolase, which produces MLTIGSYRLHCLDVQYFSLDGGSVFGVVPRVMWEKVIRPDSLNRVRLSMRLLLISGKGRHILVDAAMGDAWPEKLSKIYCLTDFRLDNELARVGLKRADITDVVFTHLHFDHLSGAFERHDDHLDTIFPDAVFHIQKQNYLSAVSPNLKERPSYRKEFVQALQECSNLNLLDGDTELLPGIELFCVGGHTAGQQLVRVFDERRSLVHGGDLLPSAAHLGLSRGLGFDIEPLEVINEKRRLLSRMLEDRSILFFAHDPFVEAASLCLDERGEAVVHSTISLGDCS
- a CDS encoding (Fe-S)-cluster assembly protein, whose amino-acid sequence is MTDSDGERALQKKVFDFYRSNRREFPWRETTDRYAVMVSEVMLQQTQAERVVPKYLAWMHRFPDVRSLAASPLREALSLWNGLGYNARGERLYRAAGMIIDEFDGVVPGEPHELIRLPGIGSYTSRSIPIFADNRDIATVDTNIRRILIYELALPESISASDLFAVAESVLPPSKSRQWHNALMDYGALYLTSKRSGIRPVSRQSSFAGSRRWYRGQILRDLLHEPDGMLAEEIQVRYGDAPFHIADILSDMEKDGLLERRGSENGAGPVTFRVPEGS